The window TGGAGGCGGTGATGGCGGCGACCACGATGCCGGCGCTGCTGCTCGGCGGTGATCCGTCGGGCCGACCGGAGGAGACCTACGCGTCGTGGGGGAAGGCGCTGGCCGTACCCGGCGTGCGGGGGCTGATGGTGGGTCGGGCCCTGCTCTATCCGCCGGACGGTGACGTGGCCTGCGCGGTGGACGCCGCGGTGCGGCTGGTCCGGACGGGGGTGGCGGCGTGATCCGGCTGGACGTGACCCCGGAGTCGGCGGGCTGGGGCTACAGCGGCCTGCGGGTCGTGGTGCTCGCCCCCGGCGACGAGTATCAGCAGGCGACCGGCGGCGACGAGGTGGTCGTGGTGCCGCTGAGCGGATCGGTCACCGTGACCACCGACGGTGACAAGGCGGATCTGGCCGGGCGGGCGAGCGTCTTCGACGGGCCGACCGACGTGGTGTACGTGCCGATCGAGTCCACGCTGACCCTGCGCAGCACCGACGGCGGTCGGTTCGCGCTGGCCACGGCACGGGCCGCGAAGCGGCTGCCGTTCCGGCACATCCCGGTCGCCGAGCAGCGCATCGAGCTGCGCGGGGCGGGGGTCTGCTCGCGGCAGGTCAACAACTTCGCCACCACCGACGTGCTGGACGCCGATCGGATCATCGCCTGCGAGGTGCTCACCCCCGGCGGCAACTGGTCGTCGTATCCGCCCCACCGGCACGACGACCTGGAGGAGATCTACTACTTCGAGGTGGCCGGGGGCGGGCCCGCCTACCAGCGCGCCGACGGGGTGCGGGAGGTCCGTACCGGCGAGGTGGTGTTGATCCCGAACGGCTGGCACGGCCCGTCGATGGCCACCCCCGGTTACGACCTGTACTACCTGAACGTGATGGCCGGGCCGGGGGAGCGGGCCTGGGTGATCGAGGACGAGCCGGAGCACGCCTGGGTCCGCGACACGTGGGCCGGCCAGGCGATCGACGAGAGGCTGCCCTTCCAGAAGGAGGACCGATGAGACTCACCGTGGGGCAGGCCGTCGTGCGGTTCCTGGCCGCGCAGCACACCGAGCGTGACGGCGTCGAGCACCGGCTGATCGAGGGCTGGTTCGGCATCTTCGGCCACGGCAACGTCGCCGGTCTCGGCCAGGCGCTGCTGGAGGCCGAGCTGACCGACCCGGACGCGGTCGCCTACCGGCAGGGCCGCAACGAGCAGGGCATGGTGCACGCGGCCGCC of the Actinoplanes sichuanensis genome contains:
- the iolB gene encoding 5-deoxy-glucuronate isomerase; the protein is MIRLDVTPESAGWGYSGLRVVVLAPGDEYQQATGGDEVVVVPLSGSVTVTTDGDKADLAGRASVFDGPTDVVYVPIESTLTLRSTDGGRFALATARAAKRLPFRHIPVAEQRIELRGAGVCSRQVNNFATTDVLDADRIIACEVLTPGGNWSSYPPHRHDDLEEIYYFEVAGGGPAYQRADGVREVRTGEVVLIPNGWHGPSMATPGYDLYYLNVMAGPGERAWVIEDEPEHAWVRDTWAGQAIDERLPFQKEDR